From a region of the Rhodococcus sp. 4CII genome:
- a CDS encoding NAD(P)/FAD-dependent oxidoreductase, with amino-acid sequence MEPTNSHVDVVIVGAGLSGIAAAVELRTTHPERTFVMLEKRDNLGGTWDLFRYPGIRSDSDMFTLGYSFKPWRDEKTIAAGETILAYLDEAVEEHHLRPFIRVDHRVLSADWSSESSTWTVQVGSSAGYETITCSFLYMASGYYDNENGYRPRFPGEENFEGPIVHPQEWPEDLDYADKKVAVIGSGATAITLIPAMAGTATKVTMVQRSPSYVAIDSDVDEDAITLRAEIGDEAAFDAVRLRNLEQQQINYQFARKHPDEFKKPLFDAIDAIVGSEFREKHFTPSYEPWDQRLCLVPNGDLFEAIKAGRADVATGSIAEFTEHGIRMESGEMVEADIIVTATGLNLCTLGKVAFTVDGHPVDFSTTYTYKGVAFSGVPNLVQAHGYLNSSWTLRLELVNQFWSSLLTTMDKLGAKSVTPVLRPGEENMPRDPWMTGVTSGYFLRYLDHMPSQGDRLPWLNPQVHELTKEILGADPDDGVLQFA; translated from the coding sequence ATGGAGCCAACAAATTCGCACGTCGACGTCGTAATCGTGGGAGCGGGACTTTCCGGCATCGCCGCCGCGGTCGAACTGCGCACCACCCATCCCGAGCGGACTTTCGTCATGCTCGAGAAGCGCGACAACCTCGGTGGCACCTGGGACCTGTTCCGGTACCCGGGCATCCGGTCCGACAGCGACATGTTCACCCTCGGCTACAGCTTCAAGCCGTGGCGGGACGAGAAGACGATCGCGGCCGGGGAAACCATCCTCGCATACCTCGACGAGGCGGTCGAGGAGCATCATCTGCGTCCCTTCATTCGCGTCGATCATCGTGTGCTGAGCGCAGATTGGTCCAGCGAGAGCAGCACCTGGACGGTGCAGGTCGGGTCGTCCGCCGGATACGAAACGATCACGTGCTCGTTCCTGTACATGGCCTCGGGCTACTACGACAACGAGAACGGCTACCGACCACGATTCCCGGGCGAGGAGAACTTCGAGGGCCCGATCGTCCACCCTCAAGAATGGCCGGAGGATCTCGACTACGCCGACAAGAAAGTGGCCGTCATCGGTTCCGGTGCCACGGCCATCACGCTGATCCCGGCGATGGCCGGCACCGCCACCAAGGTCACGATGGTGCAGCGTTCGCCGTCGTACGTCGCGATCGACAGCGACGTCGACGAGGACGCCATCACGTTGCGTGCGGAAATCGGCGACGAGGCCGCGTTCGACGCGGTCCGCCTGCGCAACTTGGAACAGCAACAGATCAACTATCAGTTCGCACGCAAGCATCCTGACGAGTTCAAGAAGCCGCTGTTCGACGCGATCGACGCGATCGTCGGATCCGAGTTTCGTGAGAAGCACTTCACCCCGTCCTACGAACCGTGGGATCAGCGCCTGTGCCTGGTCCCAAACGGCGACCTCTTCGAAGCGATCAAGGCCGGCCGGGCCGACGTGGCGACCGGATCCATCGCCGAGTTCACCGAGCACGGCATCCGAATGGAGTCCGGCGAAATGGTGGAGGCCGACATCATCGTCACCGCCACCGGACTGAACCTGTGCACACTCGGCAAGGTTGCGTTCACCGTCGACGGGCACCCGGTCGACTTCAGCACTACCTACACCTACAAGGGTGTCGCGTTCAGCGGCGTCCCCAACCTGGTGCAGGCACACGGTTATCTGAACTCGTCGTGGACGCTGCGACTCGAACTGGTCAACCAGTTCTGGAGTTCACTGCTCACCACAATGGACAAGCTGGGCGCCAAGTCGGTGACCCCGGTGTTGCGTCCCGGCGAGGAGAACATGCCCCGCGATCCCTGGATGACCGGCGTGACCTCGGGATACTTCCTGCGGTACCTGGATCACATGCCGTCGCAGGGCGATCGGCTCCCGTGGCTGAACCCGCAGGTACACGAGCTCACCAAGGAGATCCTCGGCGCCGATCCCGACGATGGGGTGCTTCAGTTCGCCTAG